A part of Melittangium boletus DSM 14713 genomic DNA contains:
- a CDS encoding undecaprenyl-phosphate glucose phosphotransferase — protein sequence MFSRFQRFYTSIKIAADVVMLTGAFVLAYVTRFDGPIPVMYGMPAWEETLLSLATVLLVFPITYRQARLYATNRARTHIGEVFEVFKATIMATLIVVALTYFTRERYSRLMLAFFSVYAFVGVSSARLVLRGVLSAVRRRGYNLKSILVIGAGELGQRVIETVEGHKELGFRVVGLLSLHPDKVGQQVLGVPVVGHVKDVDTVLDARSVDQVIIAVPLEDQAAVKPLMEQLALRTVDVKVVPDLYQYVTLYGGLEEFGGLPIISLQGDPMAGWNMVAKRVFDILFALVALFVSAPFMLLVAIAVKLTSRGPLLYAQERMGMDGQTFHILKFRTMRTDAESSGALMASKDDPRRTPIGTFLRKYSLDELPQFFNVLTGDMSLVGPRPERPVFIEEFKRQIPRYHLRHKVKAGITGWAQINGLRGQTSIQKRIEYDLYYIENWSLLMDLKILVRTALGGFLSKNAY from the coding sequence GTGTTCAGCCGGTTCCAGCGCTTCTACACGTCCATCAAGATCGCGGCCGATGTGGTGATGCTGACGGGCGCGTTCGTGCTCGCGTACGTCACGCGCTTCGATGGCCCCATTCCGGTGATGTACGGAATGCCCGCCTGGGAGGAGACGCTGCTGTCGCTGGCGACGGTGCTGCTCGTCTTCCCCATCACCTACCGGCAGGCGCGGCTGTACGCCACCAACCGGGCGCGCACGCACATCGGCGAGGTCTTCGAGGTCTTCAAGGCCACCATCATGGCCACGCTCATCGTGGTGGCGCTCACGTACTTCACGCGCGAGCGCTACTCGCGCCTGATGCTGGCCTTCTTCTCCGTCTACGCGTTCGTGGGCGTGTCCTCGGCGCGGCTGGTGCTGCGCGGGGTGCTCAGCGCGGTGCGCCGGCGGGGCTACAACCTCAAGTCCATCCTCGTCATCGGCGCGGGGGAGCTGGGCCAGCGCGTCATCGAGACGGTGGAGGGCCACAAGGAACTGGGCTTTCGCGTGGTGGGCCTGCTGTCCCTGCACCCGGACAAGGTGGGCCAGCAGGTGCTGGGCGTGCCGGTGGTGGGCCACGTGAAGGACGTGGACACCGTGCTGGATGCGCGCTCGGTGGATCAGGTCATCATCGCGGTGCCGCTCGAGGACCAGGCCGCCGTCAAGCCGCTCATGGAGCAGCTGGCGCTGCGCACGGTGGACGTGAAGGTGGTGCCGGACCTCTACCAGTACGTCACCCTGTACGGAGGGCTGGAGGAGTTCGGCGGCCTGCCCATCATCAGCCTCCAGGGCGACCCCATGGCGGGCTGGAACATGGTGGCCAAGCGCGTCTTCGACATCCTCTTCGCGCTGGTGGCGCTCTTCGTGAGCGCGCCTTTCATGCTGCTCGTGGCGATCGCGGTGAAGCTCACCAGCCGGGGGCCCCTGCTCTATGCCCAGGAGCGCATGGGCATGGATGGCCAGACGTTCCACATCCTCAAGTTCCGCACCATGCGCACGGACGCCGAGTCCTCCGGCGCGCTCATGGCCAGCAAGGACGATCCGCGGCGCACGCCCATCGGCACGTTCCTGCGCAAGTACTCGCTCGACGAATTGCCCCAGTTCTTCAACGTGCTGACGGGCGACATGAGCCTCGTGGGTCCCCGGCCCGAGCGCCCCGTGTTCATCGAGGAGTTCAAACGTCAGATTCCCCGCTATCACCTGCGCCACAAGGTGAAGGCTGGCATCACCGGCTGGGCGCAGATCAACGGCCTGCGGGGACAGACGTCCATCCAGAAGCGGATTGAGTACGACCTGTACTACATCGAGAACTGGTCGCTGCTCATGGACCTGAAGATCCTCGTGCGCACGGCGCTGGGCGGTTTCCTGTCCAAGAATGCCTATTAG
- a CDS encoding glycosyltransferase: MKVALVHDWLVTQRGGEHVLEALCELFPRADIHTLVHRPGAVHPRIEARPIHTSVLQHVPRIHKLYRHFLPVLPQVIESMHLADDYDLVISSSHCVAKGIRKPPGARHLSYVHAPMRYMWDLFDDYFGPGRASLPVRMAAHAVRPMLQKWDRESTAGVDRVLVNSQHIARKVKRFWGRDATVVYPPVALERFCQHPLTGLGQGGYYLWLGAFAPYKRLDIALEAFRHLDAPLWVVGTGQEAAKLTSGPLPPHIRFLGSVSDEALTGLYRDARALIFTPEEDFGIVPLEAQASGRPVIAYGRGGALETVGPRTGVFFDAQTPEALADAVRRFEAWEPGFQPADARAQAERFSRAAFQRAVMAEVDALMGRHAAP; the protein is encoded by the coding sequence GTGAAGGTCGCCCTCGTCCATGATTGGCTCGTCACCCAGCGCGGAGGGGAGCACGTGCTCGAGGCACTGTGCGAGCTCTTCCCGCGGGCGGACATCCACACCCTCGTGCACCGCCCTGGCGCCGTGCACCCGCGCATCGAAGCCCGGCCCATCCACACGTCCGTGCTCCAGCATGTGCCCCGCATCCACAAGCTCTACCGGCACTTCCTCCCGGTGCTTCCCCAGGTCATCGAGTCCATGCACCTGGCGGACGACTACGACCTGGTCATCTCCTCCAGCCATTGCGTGGCCAAGGGCATCCGCAAGCCGCCAGGGGCCAGGCACCTCTCCTACGTGCACGCGCCCATGCGCTACATGTGGGATCTGTTCGACGACTACTTCGGACCGGGCCGGGCCTCGCTGCCCGTGCGGATGGCGGCACACGCGGTGCGCCCCATGCTCCAGAAGTGGGACCGTGAGAGCACCGCGGGTGTGGACCGCGTGCTCGTCAACAGCCAGCACATCGCGCGGAAGGTGAAGCGCTTCTGGGGTCGGGACGCCACCGTGGTGTATCCGCCCGTGGCCCTGGAGCGCTTCTGCCAGCACCCGCTCACGGGGCTCGGGCAGGGCGGCTACTACCTGTGGCTGGGCGCCTTCGCTCCCTACAAGCGGTTGGACATCGCGCTGGAGGCCTTCCGCCACCTGGACGCGCCCCTGTGGGTGGTGGGCACCGGCCAGGAGGCCGCGAAGCTCACCTCGGGGCCCTTGCCCCCGCACATCCGCTTCCTCGGCTCCGTGTCGGACGAGGCGCTCACGGGGCTCTACCGCGACGCGCGGGCCCTCATCTTCACCCCCGAGGAGGACTTCGGCATCGTTCCCCTGGAGGCGCAGGCCTCGGGCCGGCCCGTCATCGCCTACGGGCGGGGGGGCGCCCTGGAGACGGTCGGTCCCCGTACGGGCGTCTTCTTCGACGCGCAGACGCCCGAGGCCCTGGCGGACGCCGTGCGCCGCTTCGAGGCCTGGGAGCCGGGCTTCCAGCCCGCCGACGCCCGGGCGCAGGCCGAGCGCTTCAGCCGGGCCGCCTTCCAGCGGGCGGTGATGGCCGAGGTGGACGCGCTCATGGGGAGGCACGCCGCACCCTGA
- a CDS encoding LptF/LptG family permease, producing MSGTLFRYVVRTYLGFAVGILAALVAVFLVVDFVDRARNYTGEGWVWNVLVLYANKALLAVQQLGPAALLLAAGASVSALRKRGEVTAMRALAFGPKALYLPVAACVAVACTGLIAFDEWVAVKASRTVEEITTQRFNRWGDWGLYNNPKQWFRKGDQIFYLRGGSAEEGFENVAILTVTPDFRLARRLDAKFMRPLEGTRWRLEGVVDRTFTPDGQSRVSESAEGEYDLGANAKTFRIRPGRPEQMRLAVLREQIRTRGEVGLDSRQFSLALHNRFAYPLAGFPAALLAVGLALRPSRKGHLTVAIVEGLLVCVTMWSLMVVARTLALSERLSPAVAAWLPTSLLVVGAFLLWLRGEGRLGRGGG from the coding sequence GTGAGCGGGACGCTCTTTCGCTACGTGGTCCGCACGTACCTGGGCTTCGCGGTGGGCATCCTCGCCGCCCTCGTCGCGGTGTTCCTCGTGGTGGACTTCGTGGACCGCGCGCGCAACTACACCGGCGAGGGCTGGGTGTGGAACGTCCTGGTCCTCTACGCCAACAAGGCGCTGCTCGCCGTGCAGCAACTCGGGCCGGCGGCGCTGCTCCTGGCCGCGGGAGCCTCTGTGTCCGCCCTGCGCAAGCGCGGCGAGGTGACGGCGATGCGGGCGCTCGCCTTCGGGCCCAAGGCGCTCTACCTGCCCGTGGCGGCCTGCGTGGCGGTCGCGTGCACCGGACTCATCGCCTTCGACGAGTGGGTGGCGGTGAAGGCGAGCCGCACCGTGGAGGAGATCACCACCCAGCGCTTCAACCGCTGGGGCGACTGGGGCCTGTACAACAACCCCAAGCAGTGGTTCCGCAAGGGAGACCAGATCTTCTACCTGCGCGGAGGCAGCGCGGAGGAGGGCTTCGAGAACGTGGCCATCCTCACCGTGACGCCGGACTTCCGGCTGGCGCGGCGCCTGGACGCGAAGTTCATGCGTCCGCTGGAGGGCACCCGTTGGCGGTTGGAGGGCGTGGTGGACCGCACCTTCACGCCGGATGGCCAGTCGCGGGTGAGTGAGAGCGCCGAGGGCGAGTACGACCTGGGCGCGAACGCGAAGACGTTCCGCATCCGTCCCGGCCGCCCCGAGCAGATGCGGCTGGCGGTGCTGCGCGAGCAGATCCGTACGCGCGGCGAGGTGGGCCTGGACAGCCGGCAGTTCTCGCTCGCGCTGCACAACCGCTTCGCCTATCCGCTGGCGGGCTTTCCCGCGGCGCTGCTGGCGGTGGGGCTCGCCCTGCGCCCGAGCCGCAAGGGTCACTTGACCGTGGCCATCGTCGAGGGCCTTCTCGTCTGCGTGACGATGTGGAGCCTGATGGTGGTGGCCCGAACCCTGGCGCTCTCCGAGCGGCTGTCCCCCGCGGTGGCGGCATGGCTGCCCACGTCGCTGCTGGTGGTGGGGGCCTTCCTGCTGTGGCTGCGCGGCGAGGGCCGCCTGGGCCGCGGCGGGGGTTGA
- a CDS encoding serine/threonine-protein kinase — MTQPVSTDIRVGSVLRDTYEITSLLGKGGMGAVFLARHRRLRGKQVAVKVLLHSASLNPELYARFQREAEIASQLGHPNIVEVLDFDTLQDGTPFLVMEYLRGESLEQRLERGPLPLSEAMGLVRQMGSGLQAAHRAGIVHRDLKPANVFLVPTDSGGTVGEQVKLLDFGISKMLDSKTLQTQDSVLMGTPQYMAPEQALGKNSEISARTDLFALGCIVYEMLTGRPPFAAEPGLSVVQVMFRIIHTQPEPLASLCLEAPESVIAAVNRALSKTPDDRFPDVAAFIAALTGTPLRSLPGMVMPASLAARNAAEAAGTGRFEDDGLGSTHVPSSTARFATPPPATEREDDLGLGATHIPASTARFATPPPAAMPDAVTEEELGLGATHIPAPPPAVLPAPEIIATGASPSAPAVLSSRRRGALAGVGLLILGLVAARGWMGARSEDPPAVPPSPPSVAAHPEPSAPVQAEKPVAPPAPVFAPVPESDPDLVSEPAPQVAVAPVKDKPRAQVTSRTQAKPPAKTADMPEKARALLDEAEAALTAGRGREAFDLARQSQQVRVTAEAYSVQVRASCLSGELGQAQAKWREGQESMASRVRVQVKRYCKKQGIEF, encoded by the coding sequence ATGACTCAACCGGTTTCCACTGACATTCGCGTGGGCTCGGTCCTGCGGGACACGTACGAAATCACGTCCTTGCTCGGCAAGGGAGGCATGGGCGCTGTGTTCCTCGCGCGCCACCGCCGGCTCCGGGGCAAGCAGGTGGCCGTCAAGGTCCTCCTCCACAGCGCGAGCCTCAACCCGGAGCTGTACGCGCGCTTCCAGCGGGAAGCGGAGATCGCCTCCCAGCTCGGCCATCCGAACATCGTCGAGGTGCTCGACTTCGACACGCTCCAGGACGGCACGCCCTTCCTGGTGATGGAGTACCTGCGCGGAGAAAGCCTCGAACAGCGCCTGGAGCGCGGTCCGCTGCCGCTCTCCGAGGCGATGGGCCTCGTGAGGCAGATGGGCTCTGGACTCCAGGCGGCGCACCGCGCGGGGATCGTCCACCGGGATCTCAAACCGGCCAACGTCTTCCTCGTGCCCACCGACTCCGGAGGCACGGTGGGCGAGCAGGTGAAGCTGCTGGATTTCGGCATCTCCAAGATGCTCGATTCGAAGACGCTCCAGACCCAGGACTCGGTGCTCATGGGCACGCCGCAGTACATGGCGCCCGAGCAGGCCCTGGGGAAGAACAGCGAGATCAGCGCCCGGACGGATCTCTTCGCGCTCGGCTGCATCGTCTACGAGATGTTGACGGGCCGCCCTCCGTTCGCGGCCGAGCCGGGCTTGAGCGTCGTGCAGGTGATGTTCCGCATCATCCACACGCAGCCCGAGCCCCTGGCGAGCCTCTGCCTGGAGGCGCCCGAGTCCGTCATCGCGGCCGTGAATCGGGCCCTGTCCAAGACGCCCGATGATCGTTTTCCGGATGTCGCGGCCTTCATCGCCGCGTTGACGGGCACGCCCCTCCGCTCACTTCCGGGCATGGTGATGCCCGCGTCGCTCGCGGCCCGCAACGCGGCGGAGGCCGCGGGAACGGGCCGCTTCGAGGACGATGGGTTGGGGTCGACGCATGTGCCCTCGTCGACCGCGCGTTTCGCGACGCCGCCTCCCGCCACGGAGCGTGAGGACGACCTCGGGCTGGGCGCGACGCACATCCCCGCGTCGACCGCGCGCTTCGCGACGCCTCCTCCCGCCGCGATGCCGGACGCCGTCACGGAGGAGGAGTTGGGCCTGGGTGCGACGCACATTCCGGCGCCTCCTCCCGCGGTCCTTCCCGCTCCCGAGATCATCGCCACCGGCGCCTCTCCCAGTGCACCCGCCGTCCTGTCATCAAGGCGCAGGGGGGCTCTCGCGGGCGTGGGCCTGCTGATCCTCGGACTCGTGGCGGCGAGGGGCTGGATGGGGGCCCGCTCCGAGGATCCACCCGCGGTCCCGCCCAGCCCTCCCTCGGTGGCGGCCCATCCCGAGCCGAGCGCTCCTGTTCAGGCCGAAAAGCCCGTTGCGCCTCCCGCCCCGGTCTTCGCGCCAGTTCCTGAATCGGACCCAGACCTCGTCTCCGAGCCCGCTCCTCAGGTGGCGGTCGCCCCCGTGAAGGACAAGCCCCGTGCACAGGTAACATCCCGTACGCAAGCGAAGCCCCCGGCGAAGACGGCGGATATGCCCGAGAAGGCGCGCGCGTTGTTGGACGAGGCCGAGGCCGCACTGACGGCTGGACGAGGCCGAGAGGCGTTCGACCTCGCCCGCCAGAGTCAGCAGGTACGTGTCACCGCCGAGGCTTACTCTGTGCAGGTGCGGGCAAGCTGTCTCAGTGGCGAATTGGGGCAGGCCCAAGCCAAGTGGCGAGAGGGCCAGGAGTCGATGGCGTCCCGAGTGCGTGTGCAGGTGAAGCGATACTGCAAGAAACAAGGAATCGAATTCTAG
- a CDS encoding UvrB/UvrC motif-containing protein, with protein MSASRVEQLREHVRARAENRPGVYRMSGPSGEVLYVGKSVRVRTRLLSYFRAPRGEKGAEIIGHAHGVEWEYTPSEFAALLQEFRSIKRWRPPFNVEHKRDNLLCFLKLTREPVPRLLVASQVINDGAEYFGPVRGRRRASEAVRAVGDLLELRDCSSDTPMRLADQIELFRVQEDPRCMRGQLGRCLSPCAGGCTRTEYEARVALARDFLNGLTDQPLVLLRERMALAARRLQFEHAAELRDRSESLERVRDALLQVGQFVERLSFVYTVPGEAGEDRVYIIRRGSVRWESAAPVSPEERHVLEAKVREVFEKPEPKMVGLRAHEAQEVLLVAKWFRLHPEELERTVPVARAEPEVLAAS; from the coding sequence ATGAGCGCATCGCGAGTCGAACAATTGCGCGAGCACGTCCGGGCTCGCGCCGAGAACCGTCCCGGGGTGTACCGCATGAGCGGGCCCTCGGGAGAGGTGCTCTACGTGGGCAAGTCCGTGCGGGTGCGCACGCGGCTGCTGTCGTACTTCCGGGCGCCTCGCGGCGAGAAGGGGGCGGAGATCATCGGCCATGCGCACGGGGTGGAGTGGGAGTACACCCCGAGCGAGTTCGCCGCCCTGTTGCAGGAGTTCCGTTCCATCAAGCGCTGGCGGCCGCCTTTCAACGTGGAGCACAAGCGGGACAACCTGCTGTGCTTCCTCAAGCTCACGCGCGAGCCCGTGCCCCGGCTGTTGGTGGCGAGCCAGGTCATCAACGATGGGGCCGAGTACTTCGGGCCCGTGCGAGGCCGGCGCCGCGCCTCCGAGGCGGTCCGGGCGGTGGGTGACTTGCTGGAGCTGCGCGACTGCTCCTCGGACACGCCCATGCGGCTGGCGGATCAGATCGAGCTGTTCCGCGTCCAGGAGGATCCCCGGTGCATGCGTGGGCAACTGGGCCGGTGCCTGTCCCCCTGCGCGGGCGGGTGCACGCGCACCGAGTACGAGGCCCGTGTCGCCCTGGCGCGCGACTTCCTCAATGGGTTGACGGATCAGCCGCTCGTGCTGCTGCGCGAGCGCATGGCGCTGGCGGCCCGGCGGCTCCAGTTCGAGCATGCCGCCGAGCTGCGCGACCGCTCGGAGTCGCTGGAGCGCGTGCGGGACGCGTTGCTCCAGGTGGGCCAGTTCGTGGAGCGCTTGTCCTTCGTCTACACCGTGCCGGGCGAGGCGGGGGAGGATCGCGTCTACATCATCCGCCGGGGCAGCGTGCGCTGGGAGTCCGCCGCGCCGGTGTCGCCCGAGGAGCGGCACGTCCTGGAGGCGAAGGTGCGCGAGGTTTTCGAGAAGCCGGAGCCGAAGATGGTGGGCCTGCGCGCCCACGAGGCGCAGGAAGTGCTGCTCGTCGCCAAGTGGTTCCGGCTGCACCCCGAGGAGCTGGAGCGCACCGTGCCCGTGGCCCGCGCGGAGCCGGAGGTCCTGGCCGCGTCGTGA
- a CDS encoding LptF/LptG family permease, with protein sequence MKLLSRYLLKELVVPLVVWVAFLFLLLFVMQFLRGTDVLLGSAVTLVDMGSLLLFLAPHFLMMALPIAFLLAILLGLGRLAEDRELTALQALGIGPVQLLAGPLFVGVVLSALMVLLTSTAEPWGLTRVKEFVAEIIKKNVVGDVKPGVFYEDLSNLTLYAERVEGTDRRWTHVLLNDDRDPAAPLLMLAQTGRVNTNTSGQVLTLVLEDGEAHRSNRGTSSYSVVSFQEAEIAVGVEGSLGRRNRFRSPKEELTPRELLQAADEAERTGGDPRSFLMALHNRLGNALAPLSFALLGTPLAIGRRQGGRAWGYLLTLGGYVLFYLLMRLFEQMGQQGRMPVLLAGQLANVIFCAAGLVAMYRVNRSGTVR encoded by the coding sequence GTGAAACTGCTCTCGCGCTACCTGCTGAAGGAACTGGTCGTCCCCCTCGTGGTGTGGGTGGCCTTCCTGTTCCTGCTGCTCTTCGTCATGCAGTTCCTGCGCGGCACGGACGTGCTGCTCGGCTCGGCGGTGACGCTGGTCGACATGGGGAGCCTCCTCCTCTTCCTCGCGCCCCACTTCCTGATGATGGCGCTGCCCATCGCTTTCCTGCTGGCCATCCTCCTGGGGTTGGGCCGGCTCGCGGAGGATCGGGAGCTCACCGCTCTGCAGGCGCTCGGCATCGGCCCGGTGCAGTTGCTCGCCGGACCGCTGTTCGTCGGGGTGGTGCTCTCCGCGTTGATGGTGCTGCTCACCTCCACCGCCGAGCCCTGGGGCCTCACCCGCGTGAAGGAGTTCGTGGCGGAGATCATCAAGAAGAACGTCGTGGGAGACGTGAAGCCGGGCGTCTTCTACGAGGACCTGTCCAACCTCACCCTCTACGCCGAGCGCGTGGAGGGCACGGACCGCCGCTGGACCCATGTCCTGCTCAATGACGACCGGGATCCCGCCGCGCCCCTGTTGATGCTCGCGCAGACCGGCCGGGTGAACACCAACACCTCCGGGCAGGTGCTCACGCTGGTGCTCGAGGATGGCGAGGCCCACCGCTCCAACCGGGGCACCTCGAGTTATTCCGTCGTCTCCTTCCAGGAGGCGGAGATCGCCGTGGGCGTGGAGGGCTCGCTGGGGCGGCGCAATCGCTTCCGCTCGCCCAAGGAGGAACTGACGCCTCGGGAATTGCTACAGGCCGCGGACGAGGCCGAGCGCACCGGTGGAGATCCGCGCTCCTTCCTCATGGCGCTGCACAACCGTCTGGGCAACGCGCTCGCCCCCTTGTCCTTCGCGCTGCTGGGCACGCCGCTGGCCATCGGCCGCCGCCAGGGCGGACGCGCGTGGGGCTACCTGCTCACGCTGGGGGGCTATGTGCTCTTCTACCTGCTCATGCGTCTCTTCGAGCAGATGGGGCAACAGGGCCGGATGCCGGTGCTCCTGGCCGGGCAGCTCGCCAACGTCATCTTCTGCGCGGCGGGCCTCGTGGCCATGTACCGCGTCAATCGCTCGGGGACGGTGCGGTGA
- a CDS encoding glycosyltransferase family 4 protein, translated as MVRGRLHGIARYALELACRLPELAPDLRFAGLTGPEGLPTNLGTLTPRLPLHRCPVGFLSPLEQPALAASLVRLDPDLFHATSFSVPALWPGRLVATLHDANHLVLAEEYGTSRRVYYRLIVGPRAKRAQALITVSEFSRDELARELGLSPYRLQVIPNGVDARYQPQMASELKAFRERHQLPPRFLLAVGNTKPFKNLGMLADVAEELPEPLVLLAGERAAWELGFPDGTRELSNMPEEDMPRLYGAATALLLPSRYEGFGLPALEAMACGTPVVAARATSLPEVVGEAALLLPPDDASAWKDAAQRLVRDDALRRSLGEKGRERAGLFTWDDCARRTLATYRRALEAR; from the coding sequence ATGGTCCGTGGCCGGCTGCACGGCATCGCGCGATACGCGCTGGAGCTGGCCTGCCGGCTGCCCGAGCTGGCGCCAGACCTGCGCTTCGCCGGGCTCACCGGCCCCGAGGGGCTGCCCACGAATCTGGGCACGCTCACTCCCCGGCTGCCCCTGCACCGCTGCCCGGTGGGCTTCCTGTCCCCACTCGAGCAGCCCGCGCTCGCCGCGTCGCTGGTGCGGCTGGACCCGGACCTGTTCCACGCGACGTCCTTTTCCGTCCCCGCGCTGTGGCCCGGCCGCCTGGTGGCCACGCTCCATGACGCCAACCACCTGGTGCTCGCCGAGGAGTACGGCACGAGCCGCCGCGTCTACTACCGGCTCATCGTGGGCCCTCGGGCGAAGAGGGCCCAGGCCCTCATCACCGTCTCGGAGTTCTCCCGGGACGAGCTGGCGCGAGAGCTGGGCCTGTCGCCTTACCGGCTCCAGGTCATCCCCAACGGAGTGGACGCGCGCTACCAGCCCCAGATGGCCTCCGAGCTGAAGGCCTTCCGCGAGCGCCACCAGCTGCCGCCGCGCTTCCTGCTCGCGGTGGGCAACACCAAGCCCTTCAAGAACCTGGGGATGCTGGCGGACGTGGCGGAGGAGCTGCCTGAGCCCCTGGTGTTGCTCGCGGGCGAGCGCGCGGCGTGGGAGCTGGGCTTTCCCGACGGCACGCGCGAGCTGTCCAACATGCCCGAGGAAGACATGCCCCGCCTGTACGGAGCGGCGACGGCCCTGCTCCTGCCGTCGCGCTACGAGGGCTTTGGACTGCCCGCGCTGGAGGCCATGGCGTGTGGCACGCCGGTGGTGGCCGCGCGCGCCACGTCCCTGCCCGAGGTGGTGGGCGAGGCCGCGTTGCTGCTCCCTCCCGACGATGCCTCCGCCTGGAAGGACGCGGCGCAGCGGCTGGTGCGGGACGACGCCCTGCGCCGGAGCCTCGGGGAGAAGGGCCGCGAGCGCGCCGGACTCTTCACCTGGGACGACTGCGCCCGGCGCACGCTGGCCACCTACCGCCGGGCACTGGAGGCCCGCTGA